A window of Clavibacter michiganensis contains these coding sequences:
- a CDS encoding ABC transporter ATP-binding protein: protein MTTAAVEEHVSVRDLEKTYGTTTALRGVSFDIHRGETFALLGPNGAGKSTTIEILEGYRLRTGGSATVLGVDPATGGRAWRARIGMVLQSSSESGAMTVREQVAHFAAMYPRPRDVDATIEAVGLTEKAGTLLRALSGGQRRRVDVALGIIGRPELLFLDEPTTGFDPEARHRFWDLIRELKAEGTTILLTTHYLDEAAQLGDRAAVIAGGSLVAIGRLDEIGGEEARIPRVLWRDDDGSHDERTRTPGAFVASLSAATPGGEPRDLRIVRPSLEDVYLGLLAEAGATDAPDAPTPSAAPATTEGVAA from the coding sequence ATGACCACAGCAGCCGTCGAGGAGCACGTGAGCGTGCGCGACCTCGAGAAGACCTACGGCACGACCACCGCCCTCCGAGGCGTCTCCTTCGACATCCACCGCGGCGAGACGTTCGCGCTCCTCGGGCCGAACGGCGCGGGCAAGTCCACGACCATCGAGATCCTCGAGGGGTACCGGCTCCGCACCGGCGGATCCGCGACCGTGCTCGGCGTGGACCCCGCGACGGGCGGCCGCGCCTGGCGCGCCCGCATCGGCATGGTGCTCCAGTCGAGCTCCGAGAGCGGCGCGATGACCGTCCGCGAGCAGGTCGCGCACTTCGCCGCGATGTACCCGCGGCCCCGCGACGTCGACGCCACCATCGAGGCCGTGGGCCTCACCGAGAAGGCGGGCACGCTGCTGCGCGCGCTCTCCGGCGGTCAGCGCCGGCGGGTGGACGTGGCCCTCGGGATCATCGGACGCCCCGAGCTGCTCTTCCTCGACGAGCCGACCACGGGATTCGACCCGGAGGCCCGGCACCGGTTCTGGGACCTCATCCGCGAGCTCAAGGCGGAGGGCACGACCATCCTCCTCACCACGCACTACCTCGACGAGGCGGCGCAGCTGGGCGACCGGGCCGCGGTGATCGCGGGCGGCAGCCTCGTGGCGATCGGCCGGCTCGACGAGATCGGGGGAGAGGAGGCGCGGATCCCGCGGGTGCTCTGGCGCGACGACGACGGATCCCACGACGAGCGCACCCGGACGCCCGGCGCGTTCGTGGCGAGCCTGTCGGCGGCGACGCCCGGCGGCGAGCCGCGCGACCTGCGCATCGTCCGGCCGAGCCTCGAGGACGTGTACCTCGGGCTGCTCGCGGAGGCGGGCGCGACCGACGCGCCTGACGCGCCGACGCCCTCCGCTGCCCCGGCGACCACCGAGGGGGTGGCGGCATGA